From the genome of Brassica oleracea var. oleracea cultivar TO1000 chromosome C4, BOL, whole genome shotgun sequence:
CGGCTGCACTCTATGATTCCTTTTCCAAGAGTTCTCGGGTTCGACCCAGGTACATTCACAATGTATCTGTATTTTTTAGTAAACACTTATACCATAAACACACACACATTTTATTTTTTTGGAAACCCATCCTTATAGTGCCGCAAGCTATCCTAGATAACATATATGTTTTACAATGATACCACATTTATCACTCTCTCGATAGAATTACTAAAAATGCTTCAAGACATCCAGAACATGAGGATTTCATATTTGTCCAAGTCGACATTAATAGCAAACAAAATTCAAAAACATAGTCTAAGCTAAACAGAAAGTGAGTGTGATATGTTCACTTTCTGTAACCTTCCTTGAAATCTTTATCCATAAACTGGTAGAAGATCTCACAACATAGCTTGGTCTGTAAGTCCATCGCATTGTCACCATATCTTCCTTGGAGGTATTTCACCTCTGCCAACTTCGCCTACATAACCCTTTAATAACTTTATTCCTTTTTTATTTGGTTTCTTGAGAGATTCATAACTGTACCCAAACGTTTTGAAGACACTGACAGGTCGAAAGCAAGCTTTTGGAAGACTTTTGTCATGGAACCAAGTAGCTTGCTCAATTCTCCTACAATTTAGCATTGCGAATGCAACATCTATGTGCTTCCAATGTAATAATTTAGTTAGAAGCTTCATAGAAATTACAATAACATGCACATGTAGTATACCTCAACAATAACATGCACATGTAGTATACCTCAACTTAACCTCTTCCTAAACACATGGCATATTTAATTTTAGAAAATTTTTGTCACAAATATAGCTCATAACTTCTTCATTAATTTTTTAATATAATAATTCGAAATCATTTATTTTAAGTGTTAACCATAACAACTTCACAGATTTTTATGAAATTTCTTCATTAGTAACAAAAAATCTAAACCGGTTAACATAGAATTTTTTTTATATATTTACAGAGTCAGTTAGACATGGCATCCAAGTACCCATTCGAGTATGAATTGTTTTTTGGATATTAGAATTTTTAGATTTTAAAATTAAACTCTATTCAGACATTACAAATTTTTGGATGGGGTTCGAGTCGGATTCTTCTGGATCTGGAAAGGTTCGTAGGAACCTAAAAATATCCAAATAACTTATATGTTTAAAAATGTCATTAAATAATTTATAAAAAAAATACTAAAAATCATAACCCATGCGGGCGTGCAGGTCAAGTTCTATTACTTGATGAAAATCAATAAATATGTTATTATTGCTTCATTTGAATTCGCTTCCAGTTTCCACTTTCCAGGATTCATATGCTCTCGACCTCAAATTTTGGATATAATATACATGTCAATTAAACAGAGCGAAATATCGCTTAAACATTACAAAAAGTCCTCTCTAAATTAGCATTACATAAGAGTATGAAAAGGATTAGTCAGGAAAAGGGTAATGCTTTACTTAATCCTGACAAAAGAGAAGACGTAGCATATTTGCCAATTTCATATATTCAGACAAGAATGGAAACATATTCTAACACTTTTGTTGAGAGAATGATCATNNNNNNNNNNNNNNNNNNNNNNNNNNNNNNNNNNNNNNNNNNNNNNNNNNNNNNNNNNNNNNNNNNNNNNNNNNNNNNNNNNNNNNNNNNNNNNNNNNNNNNNNNNNNNNNNNNNNNNNNNNNNNNNNNNNNNNNNNNNNNNNNNNNNNNNNNNNNNNNNNNNNNNNNNNNNNNNNNNNNNNNNNNNNNNNNNNNNNNNNNNNNNNNNNNNNNNNNNNNNNNNNNNNNNNNNNNNNNNNNNNNNNNNNNNNNNNNNNNNNNNNNNNNNNNNNNNNNNNNNNNNNNNNNNNNNNNNNNNNNNNNNNNNNNNNNNNNNNNNNNNNNNNNNNNNNNNNNNNNNNNNNNNNNNNNNNNNNNNNNNNNNNNNNNNNNNNNNNNNNNNNNNNNNNNNNNNNNNNNNNNNNNNNNNNNNNNNNNNNNNNNNNNNNNNNNNNNNNNNNNNNNNNNNNNNNNNNNNNNNNNNNNNNNNNNNNNNNNNNNNNNNATGGAGATCTCAACTTCTAAATTTAAGATGCTATAACAAACTGAGTAGAGGAAGCCACGGTTGCTGAGATGAACACAAGTAAATAAATCATAGGAATGGTTACCTGTTTTTTTGAATTTAAAAAAAAATAATAATTCTTGATTATATTGCATAGAAGAGGTGAGATTATTCATTGACTATATAAAGTTATTTGAAAGAACATGTAAATGACAGGCACGGTCCTCATTCTTAATTCTTTATGATATTTTGCAGATAGAAGAGATGAGCAAGAATGACAACATTTTTATTGACTAATATTTTTCAAAGAGCAACATGAAAGCAGAAACGAAAATGTAAACGGTCTAACACACATAACCTGGTCCTCACATGATTTGCTCAGAAGTTGGAACATAAGAGGCCACAAATGGCTCAAGATGTATGTCTATACATTTTCTAAGATCCTTTTTTGTAAAATAACCATTCTCTCCAACGATGCAAGTTCTAAACATTCTCTTGCGTCCACCAAAAACCACAACCATGTTCTCCTCCTCCACAATGTAGAAACTACCAGAACCGATATACCTACCTACTGAATTCATATCAACCTTGAGGAAATTCGTCCAAGACAGCATCCGGCTCAGTTTTATTGGTAACCCAAACCTCCATCTTATACGTATCGGACCGGTTTACTAACAGCCCAAGCTGCTCTTCTCTAACCGTAGACAGAGACACACCATGTACAATACTAAGATCAACTGGCAGAGGCAGACGCGGTCCAAACCTCTCTATTGTAAAATCAAAACACCTTAAGAAACCATGTGATTCCTGATCTCTAGCATACGAGTAATAGTCTCCCTTCAAAGACACACCAAAGATACCTAAAAACACACCAAAGCTATCTAAAGTCTCATCAGGAACATCAGTTACCCTCCATGAGTTTGAGTTAGAATCGTATATTACGAATTGATTAATAGTATCGTATTGATTATAAGTATAGCAAAACATCAAGATTTTGAAGCTACCACAAGAGGATTTGTTGTATCCAAACGCAATCTGATCTTCTTCAAATCGGCCACTAGGCCACTTAATCCATCTTCTTTTACACAAATACGGATTCCAAACCACAAACATATTATATATGTCTCTCAATACACATAGTATTAAACCATTGCACTGATAGACTTACCTTATAGATATTACTTCACCTGAATTTTCTCGAGTCATAAGTGTACCCTTACGCTTCACGGATAGATCAAACTTGTTGACGTGAGTTTTGTAATGGTTGACGTTGATCAAATAAACCCTATGATCTCTCGTGTTCATCAGAAACTCTTTTCCTGTTTTGCTTATGTGTTTATCTCTAAAGCAAGCGTTCCACTTTTTGCAAGTAGATCGTACTGCTCCTATAGATTTCAGTGGAACCCTAGAGAGAATCTCCTCCACCAAATCAATTGGAAGTTTTGATATCATCATCGTCATTGTTTCAACTAACTTCAGGATCAATGTTCACACCGATAAAACCTAGGTTAACCTTCAAAACTATTCTGTGGTTGGTGAGTTTCACGAGAGAGAGGTTGTCGATAGATTGATATTGAAGAGTCAAGTAGGGGCGAAGCCGTTGCTTGTTCGATAGATTGATATTGAAGAGTAAACACAGAAACCCTAACTTTAAGGTTTAAAACGGTGGAGCATCAGTCACGTTTTGAAATTTATTGCTACTGGGCCATTCTTTTTATAAGCCCATTATAGATGTCGCAGAGTTAAGGCCCAGTTTTTGTAACATTGTATCATCTTAGCTTTTTTTTTGATAATCCAGTATCCGACCAATTTTGCGTGATCGACTAGCCCACCGGGCCTAAGCTCATGCCATTACAAGATTTTTAAGCGTCCACTAAATGGTCTCTGGTTACGCGAAGTGGTCTGGAGGGCGAGAGGCAGCCCATGTAAAACCCCTCGTGGCCAACGCGAATCGAACCCGGGACCGTATCGGGATCGAAGCTCCCTCAAGTACCACTAGGCCAACTCGAGTTGGTTATCTTAGCTTCTCCTTGTGCAACCACAATATCATTAATACTTTCTCTCTCTCTCGACTAAAAAAATTCACGTGATCGGTTTATTAAGACTTGTAAGATATATATGAATAGGATATTCGATGATGAGAAACAAAGTGAAGGTGGTCTAGCTGTTTTACTGTTTTCGTTATAAGAGTGAGGAGAGGTGGCAGGAAGAGAGAAACATAAAAGAACGAGGATATTTCAAGTAGTGTTGAGCCAATGATTTGGCTTGCAGGTATGGAAATTCTCTGTAGATAGCTGGCTGCTACGTTCTCTCTCACAGCTCTTATTTGATGAAACACAATTAGATATCTAACGTGATGATCCCCAAAGTTGCTTAATTTGGCTTTCCACTTTACTGGTTCATTTACTCCAATCTCAAGTCTTCACATTATACAACACCGTTTAAACATTACATGAAAGTATGAAACGTTTAGTATAGTCGGGGCAAGAGTGTTGGAATTTCCCTGACGATGATCCAACATTCCAAATCATGATGAAGGAGAAGGACGAGGTAGCCTCTTGCCAATTTCCTATCAGATGAGAACAAAATGCACACATTAATGCAGGATGACAAGACATTTGGTCAAAAAACCTGTGGCCATAAAGAAATGCACAACACCTCAAACAGTTGGTTTATGTTATCTGCTGTCTTGGCAGACGTCTCAATAAAGAACATGCCATTCTTCTCTGCAAGCTCCATACCATCCTGTTAAAAGAGCTGCGAATATCATACACGCTGGCTGAAGAAGAAGCAAGAACAGTGAAAGTGGTAACAAAATGTTCTATTGAAGCTAGGTTAATGCAAAAACTCACATCGGTTAGTACTTCTCTTTTTTCATGTAGATCAGCTTTGTTACCAACCAAAGCCATAACAATATCCGGAGCTCCATGCTTTTGCAGTTCCTGTTATAGATTTAAAGGGCAAAGTCCAATGTTTCAGTCATTCAAATCATATGAGAGCCACTTGAAAACATACCTTAACCCAATACTGAGCTTTCTTAAAAGATTCAGGGCTTGTTATATCATACACAATGACAGCAACTGCAGCTCCACGGTAGTATAGTGGCGCAAGAGCAGAATACCTAAGATAATTCGAGTGTAACACATATTAAGCTATAACGAACACACAAGGCGTTGATTTAGTTAACACACACAAATCTACATGGAGGGTGGGTTTTAACACCTCTCTTGCCCTGCTGTATCCCATATTTCAAACTTCACCGTGGTAGAGTCTTGCAAGGCTATTGTCTGGGACAAGAACGACGCTCCAACAGTCACCTGGATAGTTTTGAGATTCAATGACAGATAAGAATATAACTCTAATAGTCACTCACATATGCCACATAGTATTAGATAGTAAAAAAGATTAGATAATAATGCTTTACTTACTTACCTTAGATGTTGTATCAAACTCACCACGGACAAACCGAAGGACAATACAGCTTTTACCCACGCCAGAGTCTCCTAACAGAACTAACTGCATTCATGTAAACCCAAAAGTTAGCTCTTTGCCTTGCACAAAGATACAACACAGTTTCTCCCTTGTACTTAGCGCTATGGAGAGAAAGAAAGTTGAGGGTTACCACCCATCACTAACAAATATAATGTTTTCAGAGATGTGAACAATTAAATATAAAAGCAATGAACTTTCTTAGCTATTATTAACTAAACACAAAGGCTCGCACCTTTACGCGTAGATTCTTAGCATCTGCATTCTCTGAGCTGCTAAGACCGTTTAAGGCTCCAGAGTTCCTGTCTGAAACACACACATCATCTTCAAAACCCCATTTGTTCTTCACACGGAAACCCGAAATTAACGCAAATGACCCCTAAATTTCGTGAATATTCTAATTAAACCCCAAAGGTTTCGCCTTTTCTGAAATTGAGGGTATTGCAAATAAGTTATTTCTCTCGTATAATCGAAGACTAATGGGATGATCAATTCAACAAAACAGAGAAGCGTGAAAAAGAAAGAAGAAAACTTGCCTGGAAGAGAAGCAGCACATCCCATAGCGTATAGAGATGAGAGATCGTATCCAAGTTCTGGGCGCTGATGGCACCGAATCGGAGAAGAAGAACGTCCGGTGATTTTGACTTTGCCAAAGATTTTCGAGTTTTATTTTAAAGCCTCGCTCTTTATTTAGGGTTTATTTGCCGAATAACCAAAAAAAAAAAAAAAGAAAGAGTAATTAGATTTTTATTATGAGATTAGAGAGAGATAGGAAAAGAAATGAGGAGATACAGGGTCTTTTTGGTTATATAGGGTGCAAATTCCCCTTTATTTATTTGAAGCCATAATTTCGTATTTTATATATGATTTTCTTTAAATTTAAAATATTTACCTGTATTTTTATTTTTTTAAAGGAGAAAAGAAAACATCAAGTAACAAATATTTATTTAGGCATAATTATTCGATATTCGGTTTGGTTCGATTTTAATTCGGTTCGATTTATGTTCGGTTTGGTTTTAGTTCAGTTTGTGTATGGTTCAGTTTAATTTAGTTTTGTTTATATTTTTCAATTCAACCGAGTTGATTTTTTAGTTTTTTTAGTTCAATTACAAAAATATGATTTATAAAAACATAAACAAATCATCATTCACTAAATTTTTTTTTTCATATTTAAACGTAAAACCAAATATCACAATAAATATGTAAAAAAATATAATCTAATAATTTTATATTATTATCTTTAAACCTAATATAAATATCATAAAATAATTTTTCCATTTGATGATAATGTATGAAATTCATATTTTTTTTTAGTTGTGTTAATTTTATTCATTTAAAATTAAAATGTATAAAATGTGTTTAGTTTTTTAGGCTAAATGATTAAATATATTAATTTTAATATTATTAGTATATATTTAATTAATCTAATTAAAAACACTTTGTGTTTTCGGTTTAGTTCGGTTATAACCAAACCAAACGGAACCA
Proteins encoded in this window:
- the LOC106338621 gene encoding F-box protein At5g36730-like, with translation MTMMISKLPIDLVEEILSRVPLKSIGAVRSTCKKWNACFRDKHISKTGKEFLMNTRDHRVYLINVNHYKTHVNKFDLSVKRKGTLMTRENSGEVISIRWIKWPSGRFEEDQIAFGYNKSSCGIFGVSLKGDYYSYARDQESHGFLRCFDFTIERFGPRLPLPVDLSIVHGVSLSTVREEQLGLLVNRSDTYKMEVWVTNKTEPDAVLDEFPQG
- the LOC106340035 gene encoding ras-related protein RABF1-like, which produces MGCAASLPDRNSGALNGLSSSENADAKNLRVKLVLLGDSGVGKSCIVLRFVRGEFDTTSKVTVGASFLSQTIALQDSTTVKFEIWDTAGQERYSALAPLYYRGAAVAVIVYDITSPESFKKAQYWVKELQKHGAPDIVMALVGNKADLHEKREVLTDDGMELAEKNGMFFIETSAKTADNINQLFEEIGKRLPRPSPSS